The following proteins come from a genomic window of Candidatus Binataceae bacterium:
- a CDS encoding AI-2E family transporter gives MDRERIVQVFFFGFLALMAYELYQLLTPFFVPFAWGILLAFMAHPSLIHVQRLVKSRTLASVIISLVVGFLVVMPSVWLSGRLVVEAQALYAEASKWAQGEDIHKINDMLIHIGPLSWLALRMHEHGYELNDQLPKVAMQAAQVTSDYVMKNGTQVARNIAGFVFDFSIALLAFFYMLRDGDYYYQSLRSLTPLHEDDKAAIFETLRATLSSVIRGLMLTALLQGVTIGIGLLVFGVPYWLFLALASAAAGLLPIGGTALIWLPAAIWLLYTAGWGSAIGLVVWCAICLAIIDNFIKPIAMRHGTSLPTLALFLAIMGGIEAYGPLGLFLGPAIISIFAALLRVYRKTYGENRREAA, from the coding sequence ATGGATCGCGAGCGCATCGTGCAGGTGTTCTTTTTCGGCTTTCTGGCCTTGATGGCCTATGAGCTGTACCAGCTTCTCACGCCGTTTTTCGTGCCGTTTGCCTGGGGAATCCTGCTCGCCTTCATGGCCCATCCTTCGCTCATCCACGTGCAGCGATTGGTGAAGAGCCGCACGCTTGCCTCCGTGATCATCAGCCTCGTCGTCGGATTCCTTGTCGTCATGCCCTCGGTATGGCTCTCCGGGCGGCTCGTGGTCGAGGCGCAGGCGCTCTATGCCGAAGCGTCGAAGTGGGCGCAGGGCGAGGACATCCACAAGATCAACGACATGCTGATTCACATCGGGCCGCTCTCGTGGCTCGCGCTGCGGATGCATGAGCATGGCTACGAGCTCAACGACCAGTTGCCCAAGGTCGCGATGCAGGCGGCGCAGGTCACCAGCGACTACGTTATGAAGAACGGCACACAGGTCGCGCGCAATATCGCGGGCTTCGTGTTCGATTTCAGTATCGCGCTGCTCGCGTTCTTCTACATGCTGCGCGACGGCGACTACTACTACCAATCGCTGCGCTCGCTCACCCCGCTGCATGAAGATGACAAGGCCGCGATTTTCGAGACGCTGCGCGCGACGCTCTCCTCAGTGATCCGCGGTCTGATGCTCACCGCTCTGCTCCAGGGCGTGACGATCGGAATCGGCCTGCTGGTCTTCGGTGTGCCCTACTGGTTGTTCCTCGCGCTCGCATCCGCGGCGGCGGGCCTCCTGCCGATCGGCGGCACGGCGCTCATCTGGCTCCCCGCGGCGATCTGGCTGCTCTACACCGCCGGATGGGGCTCGGCAATCGGCCTCGTCGTGTGGTGCGCGATCTGCCTTGCGATTATCGACAACTTCATCAAGCCGATCGCGATGCGCCACGGCACCAGCCTGCCGACGCTCGCGCTGTTCCTGGCGATCATGGGCGGGATCGAGGCCTACGGCCCGCTCGGCCTGTTCCTCGGCCCGGCGATCATCTCGATCTTCGCTGCTCTCCTTCGCGTATATCGGAAAACCTACGGCGAGAACCGGCGCGAAGCCGCATAA
- a CDS encoding adenylate/guanylate cyclase domain-containing protein: MRCPSCGTDNSDRSKFCAQCGAQLRRACPGCGFENSPGARFCVECGTSVSDIAAPSATPEGAADGERRHLTVLFCDLVNSTEIASHIDPEEWHQIAAQYQRTAADAVERAGGHVAKYLGDGLMVYFGWPEAHEDDAQRAVRAGLAIVEAVAELNKKLAASHNVKLAVRVGIDAGSVVVGHAGGAEADVFGHTPNIASRVQGAAAPDSVFITDAVHQLVSGAFELDDRGAHQLKGVAEPVQLHRVIAPVAARRRTYRDDARAVTPFVGRDEELRLVLSRWERARQGEGQIVLAVGEPGIGKSRLVEEFRARVANVPHIWIECAGEQFFQSTPFHAVTQILAQSLGWSGGEPDERRINDLERSMEAAGMKVSEAVPLIAEMLNLAVGEKYSPLMFAADQKRRRLLANLAMWILSLARSQPLVIVIEDLQWADPSTLELSQMLVDHGATASILLLFTARPEFRAPWPARAHHSQIMLSRLSDRETREMVAGVAARHALDLNVIEAVVKRTDGVPLFAEELTRLMLERRGRSAAHEIPATLHDSLEARLDRLGRAKEVAQIAAVIGRDFSYELLAAVASIPETQLQSALLKLADAELIYARGIPPEATYQFKHALIQDAAYEALLKTRRKEMHRRVAQTIVEKFPAMASARGETIARHWTDAGEAELAVAAWKDASQGAEARGAYREAEQNLRQALADLATLPESPERDARELKLVLPLLWLLQRAWGYAARETVEMLGRARALAEKTGSTGDIFRQGFSAWAAAYAAGDHAASAALADQMMDLVEREGTEQERGLAYNSQVTVRLYRGDMAGAEEYFERFDACIESIGPRKLAGVLSNVYGFSSIGLWATGRIDAARARAVRGVALSKESHNPYDEAFARWFESWFHCFLREPRLTQEAANESLVICEERGFSYCRDLARFSIGWAVAHLGDTSEGLKSMREALDSLAELGARVGFTELLTQLAEVQALDGRLEDALASIENALAANPEELIYQPDILRCRGDLRIRTGQQDAAEADFREAIRLAREMNTKCWEIRAATSLARLLASRQDRAGARELLNPVYNWFTDGLDTADLKAARSMLDQLN; the protein is encoded by the coding sequence ATGCGGTGTCCCTCTTGTGGGACTGATAATTCCGACCGGTCGAAGTTCTGCGCGCAATGCGGCGCACAACTTCGCCGCGCCTGTCCTGGCTGCGGCTTCGAGAATTCACCCGGAGCGCGATTCTGCGTCGAGTGCGGAACGTCGGTTTCCGACATTGCAGCTCCATCCGCAACGCCCGAGGGCGCCGCCGACGGCGAGCGGCGTCATCTGACGGTACTCTTCTGCGACCTGGTCAACTCGACCGAGATCGCATCGCATATCGATCCCGAAGAATGGCACCAGATTGCCGCGCAGTATCAGCGTACCGCGGCTGACGCGGTCGAGCGCGCGGGCGGTCATGTCGCCAAGTATCTCGGCGACGGCCTGATGGTTTATTTCGGATGGCCCGAGGCGCACGAGGACGACGCGCAGCGTGCCGTACGCGCCGGGCTCGCGATCGTCGAGGCGGTCGCGGAGCTCAACAAGAAACTTGCCGCCAGTCACAATGTGAAGCTCGCCGTGCGCGTCGGTATCGATGCGGGCTCGGTCGTCGTCGGACATGCCGGCGGCGCGGAGGCCGACGTGTTCGGCCATACTCCGAATATCGCGTCGCGCGTGCAGGGCGCCGCCGCGCCCGACTCGGTCTTTATCACCGACGCAGTGCATCAGCTCGTGTCCGGCGCGTTCGAGCTCGACGATCGCGGCGCGCATCAGCTCAAGGGCGTTGCGGAGCCGGTTCAATTGCATCGCGTGATTGCGCCGGTTGCGGCGCGCCGCCGCACCTATCGCGATGATGCTCGCGCCGTGACGCCGTTCGTCGGCCGCGACGAGGAACTGCGGCTCGTGCTGAGCCGATGGGAGCGCGCGCGCCAGGGCGAGGGTCAGATCGTGCTCGCGGTGGGAGAGCCCGGAATCGGCAAGTCGCGCCTGGTCGAGGAGTTCCGCGCGCGAGTCGCCAACGTGCCTCATATCTGGATCGAATGCGCGGGCGAGCAGTTCTTTCAGAGTACCCCTTTTCATGCCGTGACGCAGATTCTCGCGCAGAGCCTTGGATGGAGCGGCGGCGAACCCGACGAGCGGCGCATCAACGACCTCGAGCGTTCAATGGAAGCGGCGGGAATGAAGGTCAGCGAGGCGGTGCCGCTGATCGCCGAAATGCTCAATCTTGCGGTCGGAGAAAAATATTCGCCGCTGATGTTCGCCGCGGATCAGAAGCGCCGCCGCCTGCTCGCGAACCTCGCGATGTGGATTCTGAGTCTCGCCAGGTCGCAGCCTCTCGTCATTGTGATCGAAGATCTGCAATGGGCGGATCCTTCGACGCTCGAGCTCAGCCAGATGCTGGTGGACCATGGCGCGACCGCCTCGATCCTGCTGCTCTTCACGGCGCGGCCTGAGTTTCGCGCGCCATGGCCGGCCCGCGCGCATCATTCGCAGATCATGCTGAGCCGGCTGAGCGACCGCGAGACGCGCGAGATGGTGGCCGGGGTCGCAGCCCGGCACGCGCTCGACCTGAATGTGATCGAGGCGGTCGTCAAGCGCACCGACGGCGTGCCGCTTTTCGCTGAAGAGCTGACGCGCCTGATGCTCGAGCGCCGCGGCCGTTCGGCGGCGCACGAGATTCCAGCGACGCTGCACGATTCGCTCGAGGCGCGGCTCGATCGCCTCGGCCGCGCGAAGGAAGTCGCGCAGATCGCGGCAGTTATCGGCCGTGATTTCTCCTACGAACTCCTCGCCGCTGTCGCATCGATACCTGAAACGCAGTTGCAGTCGGCCCTGCTCAAACTCGCTGACGCCGAGTTGATTTACGCGCGCGGAATCCCGCCCGAGGCCACCTACCAGTTCAAGCACGCGCTCATCCAGGATGCCGCGTACGAGGCCTTGCTCAAGACCCGACGCAAGGAGATGCATCGACGCGTAGCGCAAACGATCGTCGAGAAATTCCCTGCGATGGCCTCGGCGCGCGGCGAAACGATCGCGCGTCATTGGACCGACGCGGGTGAAGCGGAACTCGCCGTCGCGGCCTGGAAGGACGCCAGCCAGGGCGCCGAAGCGCGCGGCGCGTATCGTGAAGCCGAGCAGAATCTGCGTCAGGCTCTGGCCGACCTGGCTACGCTTCCCGAGTCGCCCGAGCGCGATGCTCGCGAGCTCAAACTCGTGCTGCCGCTGCTCTGGCTGCTGCAAAGAGCGTGGGGCTACGCGGCGCGCGAAACCGTCGAGATGCTCGGGCGCGCCCGCGCTCTGGCCGAGAAAACTGGCAGCACCGGCGATATTTTCAGACAAGGATTCAGCGCATGGGCTGCCGCTTATGCGGCTGGCGATCATGCGGCATCGGCCGCGCTCGCCGATCAAATGATGGACCTGGTCGAACGTGAAGGCACCGAACAGGAACGCGGGCTTGCCTACAACAGTCAGGTCACGGTGCGTCTGTATCGCGGTGACATGGCGGGAGCGGAGGAGTATTTCGAGCGTTTCGACGCTTGTATTGAGTCGATCGGTCCGAGGAAGCTCGCCGGCGTGCTCTCAAACGTCTATGGCTTCTCGAGCATCGGCCTATGGGCGACGGGCCGCATCGACGCAGCCCGTGCGCGGGCGGTCCGCGGCGTCGCCCTCTCCAAGGAGAGTCACAATCCTTACGACGAAGCTTTCGCGCGATGGTTTGAGAGCTGGTTTCATTGCTTCCTGCGCGAACCTCGACTCACCCAGGAAGCGGCAAACGAGAGCCTGGTGATCTGCGAAGAGCGCGGCTTTTCGTATTGTCGCGACCTGGCGCGATTTTCGATCGGATGGGCCGTGGCGCATCTCGGCGATACGAGCGAAGGTTTGAAGTCGATGCGCGAGGCGCTGGATTCGCTCGCCGAGCTCGGCGCGCGCGTCGGATTCACGGAATTGCTGACGCAGTTGGCCGAGGTGCAGGCGCTCGATGGCAGGCTGGAAGATGCGCTCGCATCAATCGAGAATGCGCTCGCGGCCAATCCCGAGGAACTGATCTATCAGCCGGATATCCTGCGATGCCGCGGTGACTTGCGCATCAGGACTGGACAACAGGATGCGGCGGAAGCTGATTTTCGCGAAGCGATCAGGCTCGCTCGCGAGATGAACACCAAATGTTGGGAGATACGCGCCGCGACCAGCCTCGCGAGACTCTTGGCATCGCGGCAAGATCGCGCGGGCGCTCGTGAGTTGCTGAATCCCGTCTACAACTGGTTTACCGACGGCCTCGACACCGCGGATCTCAAGGCCGCGAGGTCCATGCTCGATCAATTGAACTAG
- a CDS encoding SDR family oxidoreductase — translation MKYAIVTGGARGLGLGIVNALLNEKVVDRIAVIDKELAGPPPSIKDKVEGFASDVTDEKQIHAAMEEIASRFGPHPDVLCNNAGGGERAWFESGHQTMWDSVDTWRRYVDLNLNSVYIVSREIAPRMKSGGAICNTSSIAGLLPSPVLAAYAAAKAGVISYTKTLALQLGPDGIRVNAVAPGLIYTKVWENLGAALGGGDSNARATFEATVKSLVPLGREQTMDDIGHTVAWLCSGKAINVTGQVIAVDGGIVLGAPTLRRE, via the coding sequence ATGAAGTATGCCATCGTGACTGGCGGCGCGCGCGGACTCGGACTTGGAATCGTCAACGCGCTGCTGAATGAAAAAGTCGTCGATCGAATCGCCGTTATCGACAAGGAGCTCGCGGGGCCGCCACCCTCGATAAAAGACAAGGTCGAGGGCTTCGCCTCCGACGTGACCGACGAAAAGCAGATTCACGCCGCGATGGAGGAGATCGCCTCGCGCTTCGGACCGCATCCTGACGTGCTGTGCAACAACGCCGGCGGCGGCGAGCGCGCGTGGTTTGAGTCGGGACACCAGACGATGTGGGACAGCGTCGATACCTGGCGGCGCTATGTCGATCTGAATCTCAACTCGGTCTATATCGTGTCGCGCGAAATTGCGCCGCGGATGAAGAGCGGCGGCGCGATCTGCAACACCTCGTCGATCGCGGGTCTGCTGCCGTCTCCCGTGCTGGCGGCATATGCGGCGGCCAAGGCCGGCGTGATTTCGTACACGAAGACGCTCGCGCTGCAGCTCGGTCCCGATGGAATCCGCGTCAACGCCGTCGCCCCGGGTCTCATCTATACGAAGGTGTGGGAGAATCTCGGCGCGGCGCTGGGCGGCGGCGACAGCAACGCGCGCGCCACGTTCGAGGCGACGGTCAAATCGCTGGTGCCACTCGGCCGCGAGCAGACCATGGACGATATCGGCCACACCGTTGCGTGGCTGTGCTCCGGCAAGGCGATCAACGTGACGGGCCAGGTAATCGCCGTCGACGGCGGCATCGTGCTCGGCGCGCCCACGCTGCGCCGCGAGTGA
- a CDS encoding HDIG domain-containing protein gives MNANEQKAIAIVRKLREAGFVAYFNGGCVRDRMLGVAPKDYDIATDARPEVVQRMFDRTVAVGAKFGVIAVLLDDEQYEVATFRADAEYIDGRRPSSVRFGTIEEDAIRRDFTIGGMYYDPMEDRLIDLVGGMRDLRAGIVRAIGNPYDRFEEDHLRILRAARFAARLDFVIDPATWAAMKRSAPTIVDISAERIGEELMRLMTEGRAARGIDLLTASGLMQALIPEVLEMVGCAQPENFHPEGDVYTHTRLAVSMLPADCSETVAFGILFHDVAKPRTRAVVGDKVTFYGHTDIGAEMAAGIMARLKRSRFVQERVAYLVRNHLRLTMAPRMRPATLKRMLAEDGFDELMEVALMDTFASSSYMGFWNLCHRARTTMSAAEIRPPRLIGGNDLIGLGFAPGPRFKAILKDVEDQQLDGVLTSREAALDYVRSQYGSPSPQSAA, from the coding sequence TTGAACGCGAACGAACAGAAAGCGATTGCGATCGTGCGCAAGCTGCGGGAGGCGGGCTTCGTGGCCTACTTCAACGGCGGATGCGTGCGCGATCGAATGCTCGGCGTCGCGCCCAAGGACTACGATATCGCGACCGACGCGCGGCCCGAGGTCGTGCAGCGGATGTTCGATCGCACCGTCGCAGTCGGCGCGAAGTTCGGCGTGATCGCGGTGCTGCTCGACGATGAACAGTACGAAGTCGCGACGTTCCGCGCCGATGCCGAGTATATCGATGGCCGCCGTCCCTCGTCGGTCCGCTTCGGCACGATCGAGGAAGACGCGATTCGCCGCGACTTCACGATCGGTGGCATGTACTACGATCCGATGGAGGATCGGCTGATCGATCTGGTCGGCGGGATGCGCGATCTGCGCGCTGGGATCGTGCGCGCGATCGGAAATCCCTACGACCGTTTCGAAGAAGATCACCTGCGTATCCTGCGCGCGGCGCGTTTCGCGGCGCGGCTCGATTTCGTGATCGATCCCGCGACCTGGGCGGCGATGAAACGCTCGGCGCCGACGATCGTCGATATCTCCGCGGAGCGAATCGGCGAAGAGCTCATGAGGTTGATGACCGAGGGACGCGCCGCGCGCGGCATCGACCTGCTAACTGCAAGTGGACTGATGCAGGCCCTGATCCCCGAAGTGCTCGAGATGGTTGGATGCGCGCAGCCGGAGAATTTTCATCCCGAGGGCGACGTTTATACGCATACGCGGCTCGCGGTTTCGATGCTGCCCGCGGACTGCTCCGAGACCGTCGCGTTCGGGATCCTGTTTCACGATGTCGCCAAGCCGCGCACGCGCGCCGTAGTTGGCGACAAGGTCACGTTCTATGGGCATACGGATATCGGCGCGGAAATGGCGGCCGGGATCATGGCGCGGCTCAAGCGCTCGCGCTTTGTACAGGAGCGTGTCGCGTATCTCGTGCGAAATCATCTGCGGCTCACGATGGCGCCGCGGATGCGCCCGGCGACGCTCAAGCGGATGCTCGCGGAAGACGGTTTCGATGAGCTGATGGAAGTCGCGCTGATGGACACCTTTGCGTCGAGCTCGTACATGGGCTTCTGGAACCTGTGTCACCGCGCACGCACTACGATGAGCGCCGCGGAAATCCGCCCGCCGCGCCTCATCGGCGGCAACGATCTGATCGGCCTCGGCTTCGCACCGGGCCCGCGCTTCAAGGCGATCCTCAAGGATGTCGAAGATCAGCAACTCGACGGCGTCCTGACTTCGCGCGAGGCGGCGCTCGACTACGTGCGCAGCCAATACGGATCGCCCTCGCCGCAAAGCGCCGCGTAG
- a CDS encoding ABC transporter ATP-binding protein translates to MLEAHAITKRFGRTLALDAVDFAARPGEIHALIGENGAGKTTLMNVIAGAVRQDSGEARLDGRALSAGSPHDALAAGIAAVHQSPLLFERMTWEENLALGGFGAQGKYDLAAVASKARAMAQRLGFELPSAGALVEQRSVTERVRLELLRALSFEPRVLIFDEPTSVLAPSELAGFLDLLRRLRGENRIIIWITHKLAEAMAAADRITVLRQGRVVARTTVAETSQRELAQFMIGDLAAPAEVSATPSHATEPLLRIANLNLVSDGRTILDHLNLELRGGEITGLAGVDGNGQPELVELLARVRKPDGGTIEAAGSSSMAVIPEDRDHDGLVLDMTLWENMLLERPLRERFARRGWLDRPRAIELCAELIQRFRVRAPGPDATAASLSGGNRQRLEVARALALNPRIIIAHNVCRGLDLAATADVHRTLVEFAAGGGAVLLISSDLDELLVLCGRLLVISRGKIREAESHERNPERLGLLMAGAWD, encoded by the coding sequence GTGCTCGAAGCACACGCCATAACGAAACGATTCGGGCGCACGCTCGCGCTCGACGCAGTTGATTTCGCGGCTCGCCCCGGCGAGATCCACGCGCTCATCGGCGAGAACGGCGCCGGCAAAACCACGCTCATGAACGTGATCGCGGGCGCAGTGCGCCAGGACTCCGGCGAGGCGAGGCTCGATGGACGTGCGCTCAGCGCCGGCTCGCCGCACGACGCGCTCGCGGCGGGAATCGCCGCGGTGCATCAGAGCCCGCTGCTCTTCGAGCGCATGACGTGGGAAGAGAATCTTGCGCTCGGCGGCTTCGGTGCGCAGGGCAAATACGATCTCGCGGCTGTCGCATCCAAAGCGCGCGCGATGGCGCAGCGGCTCGGCTTCGAGCTGCCAAGTGCCGGCGCGCTCGTCGAGCAGCGCTCGGTGACTGAACGTGTGCGGCTTGAGTTGCTGCGCGCGCTCAGCTTCGAGCCGCGCGTGCTGATCTTCGACGAGCCGACGAGCGTGCTGGCGCCGTCGGAGCTTGCGGGCTTTCTCGATTTGCTGCGGCGCCTGCGCGGCGAGAATCGAATAATCATCTGGATAACTCACAAGCTGGCCGAGGCGATGGCCGCCGCCGATCGAATCACAGTTTTGCGGCAGGGCCGCGTCGTCGCGCGCACGACAGTCGCGGAAACCAGCCAGCGCGAGCTCGCGCAATTCATGATCGGCGATCTGGCTGCGCCGGCCGAGGTTTCAGCAACGCCGTCGCATGCGACCGAGCCGTTGCTGCGGATCGCGAACCTCAATCTCGTTTCTGACGGGCGCACGATTCTCGATCATTTGAATCTCGAGCTGCGCGGCGGCGAGATCACGGGGCTTGCGGGCGTCGATGGCAACGGACAGCCGGAGCTGGTCGAGCTACTGGCGCGCGTACGCAAACCGGATGGTGGCACGATCGAAGCGGCGGGCTCATCGTCGATGGCCGTGATTCCCGAAGATCGCGATCACGACGGACTCGTGCTCGATATGACGCTGTGGGAGAACATGCTGCTCGAGCGGCCGCTGCGCGAGCGCTTCGCGCGCCGGGGATGGCTCGATCGCCCGCGCGCGATCGAGCTCTGCGCGGAGCTTATCCAGCGCTTTCGCGTGCGCGCGCCGGGTCCCGACGCGACCGCGGCCTCGCTTTCAGGCGGCAATCGCCAACGCCTCGAAGTTGCGCGCGCGCTCGCGCTCAATCCGAGGATCATTATCGCGCACAACGTCTGCCGCGGCCTCGATCTGGCGGCGACTGCCGATGTTCATCGCACGCTCGTCGAGTTCGCCGCGGGCGGCGGCGCGGTCTTGCTGATCTCGAGCGATCTCGACGAGCTGCTAGTGCTATGCGGCCGGCTGCTCGTAATCAGCCGCGGGAAAATTCGCGAGGCCGAGTCGCACGAGCGCAATCCCGAGCGGCTCGGGCTTCTGATGGCGGGGGCGTGGGACTGA
- a CDS encoding ABC transporter permease, whose protein sequence is MLSALIKPAAAIALAAAIISIVLLALGASPIAVFAALGDGAFGSWYAFTDTIVKATPLVFTGLAVSLAFSGALWNIGADGQLVAGAIAAGAIGPWLDGWPHSIAVTILLASGAFGGAIWGGIAGWLRARRDVNEVISTIMLNFVAAQTLSWVVHGPLMEPTRAFPESAPIAHAAELGFYFQPSRLNLGVVIAIALAAGCYLLMFHTTVGFELRAMGRNRRASTFFGIPIAALTIRVMALSGALAGLGGAAHIAAITHRLYEKISPGWGYEAIAVALVARLNPLGILVAALLFGALDNGSQAMQRAVGVSPVLVQVMEGTVILILLAFDTPYAERLGASFRPVVEGPAQPAVSRDA, encoded by the coding sequence ATGCTTTCGGCGCTGATCAAACCCGCCGCCGCGATCGCGCTCGCCGCCGCGATCATTTCGATCGTTCTTCTTGCGCTGGGTGCGTCGCCGATCGCCGTGTTCGCCGCGCTCGGCGATGGCGCATTCGGAAGCTGGTACGCGTTCACAGACACGATCGTCAAAGCCACACCGCTGGTGTTCACGGGCCTCGCCGTCTCGCTCGCGTTCTCGGGGGCGCTGTGGAATATCGGCGCCGACGGGCAGCTGGTGGCCGGTGCGATCGCCGCGGGCGCGATCGGCCCATGGCTCGACGGCTGGCCTCATTCGATAGCGGTGACGATCCTGCTCGCATCGGGCGCGTTTGGCGGCGCGATTTGGGGCGGAATCGCGGGATGGCTGCGCGCGCGGCGCGACGTCAACGAAGTTATCAGCACGATCATGCTTAACTTCGTCGCCGCGCAGACTCTAAGCTGGGTCGTGCACGGTCCGCTGATGGAACCGACGCGCGCGTTTCCCGAGAGCGCGCCGATCGCGCACGCGGCGGAGCTTGGATTCTATTTCCAGCCGAGCCGCCTCAACCTCGGAGTCGTGATCGCGATCGCGCTGGCGGCAGGATGCTACCTGCTGATGTTCCACACCACCGTCGGTTTCGAGCTGCGCGCGATGGGACGAAATCGCCGCGCCTCGACTTTCTTCGGTATCCCGATCGCCGCGCTTACGATCCGTGTGATGGCGCTGAGCGGCGCGCTCGCAGGACTTGGCGGGGCTGCCCATATCGCGGCGATCACTCATCGCCTGTACGAGAAGATTTCTCCGGGCTGGGGCTACGAGGCGATCGCGGTCGCGCTCGTTGCGCGGCTGAATCCGCTCGGGATTCTCGTCGCTGCTCTCCTCTTTGGCGCGCTCGACAACGGCTCGCAAGCGATGCAGCGCGCGGTCGGAGTTTCGCCCGTGCTCGTGCAGGTGATGGAAGGCACGGTGATTCTGATCCTGCTCGCGTTCGATACGCCATACGCGGAGCGGCTCGGTGCGAGCTTCCGCCCGGTGGTTGAGGGGCCCGCACAGCCGGCGGTGTCGCGCGATGCTTGA
- a CDS encoding ABC transporter permease gives MLEAFLKSTIGMTTPILLAAIGELLVEESGIINIGIEGAMLSGAFFAFAVAYFSGSMLLGLGAGIAAGVAINAIFAAMVVNLAVSQVVAGTALNILALGLTGVFYRQFFGVTGSSFMVKSMPRLPLGPLASIPIIGPAFFDHNLLVYITFALIPIAGFIMMRTRYGLRLRAAGERPDAADALGLGVYRLRWEALLVSGALTGVAGAFLTLAYANTFVENISAGRGFVALSVVILGRWKSWGLAAASLLFGAAMALQFAMQALGTAIPYQFFLALPYALTLVVLATVGGQAAAPSALGEPYIRS, from the coding sequence ATGCTTGAAGCGTTCCTCAAATCCACGATCGGCATGACGACGCCGATCCTGCTCGCGGCTATCGGCGAACTCCTGGTCGAGGAAAGCGGCATCATCAATATTGGAATCGAAGGCGCGATGCTGTCGGGCGCGTTCTTCGCGTTCGCGGTCGCGTACTTCAGCGGCAGTATGCTGCTCGGCCTCGGCGCGGGAATCGCGGCTGGCGTCGCGATCAATGCGATCTTCGCCGCGATGGTGGTGAACCTCGCCGTGAGCCAGGTCGTCGCCGGCACCGCGCTCAATATTCTGGCGCTAGGTCTCACCGGAGTTTTCTACCGCCAGTTCTTCGGCGTCACCGGGTCGTCATTCATGGTGAAGTCGATGCCGCGGCTGCCGCTCGGTCCGCTCGCCAGCATCCCGATTATCGGACCCGCGTTCTTCGATCATAACCTGCTCGTGTACATCACGTTTGCGCTGATCCCGATCGCGGGCTTCATCATGATGCGCACGCGATACGGACTTCGCTTGCGCGCCGCGGGCGAGCGTCCCGATGCCGCGGATGCGCTCGGGCTCGGAGTGTATCGCCTCAGATGGGAGGCGCTGCTCGTGTCGGGCGCGCTCACCGGAGTCGCGGGCGCTTTCCTGACGCTCGCGTATGCGAACACCTTCGTCGAGAACATCTCGGCCGGCCGCGGCTTCGTCGCGCTGTCGGTCGTTATCCTGGGCCGTTGGAAATCGTGGGGACTCGCCGCGGCGTCATTACTATTCGGCGCCGCGATGGCGCTGCAGTTCGCGATGCAGGCTCTGGGCACCGCGATCCCGTATCAGTTCTTTCTAGCGCTGCCCTACGCGCTGACGCTCGTCGTGCTGGCGACGGTCGGCGGCCAGGCCGCCGCGCCCAGCGCGCTCGGCGAGCCTTACATCCGATCGTAA
- a CDS encoding VOC family protein produces MADDKGYIQPGYRTITPYLYGGQGLIDFLIDVFGAEVLHGGDVAADGSSHNEVMIGDSRVDFGSGYFADKSMASALWVYVPDVDATFVKALSVGAKAVREPADMTWGDRVGGVRDAYGNTWWIATHTPPK; encoded by the coding sequence ATGGCAGATGACAAAGGCTACATCCAGCCCGGATATCGCACGATCACGCCGTACTTGTATGGCGGCCAAGGGCTGATTGATTTCCTGATAGATGTGTTCGGCGCCGAAGTGCTGCACGGCGGCGACGTAGCCGCCGACGGTAGCAGCCACAATGAAGTGATGATCGGTGACTCGCGCGTGGATTTTGGCTCGGGATATTTCGCCGACAAGTCGATGGCCTCTGCGCTGTGGGTGTACGTTCCCGATGTCGACGCGACATTCGTCAAGGCGCTGAGCGTAGGCGCCAAAGCGGTGCGAGAGCCTGCCGACATGACCTGGGGCGATCGCGTGGGCGGCGTAAGAGACGCCTATGGCAACACGTGGTGGATCGCCACGCACACGCCACCGAAGTGA
- a CDS encoding tRNA (cytidine(34)-2'-O)-methyltransferase: MRLEEPNLHIVLVRPEIPQNTGSIARLAAATRTQLHLVGPLGFSLEDRYLKRAGLDYWPLVDLITYRDWDEFAAAHPGIPSKYFSTHARKSYLDAAYSTGDYVFFGSETKGLGREFVADRIEDAYRIPIFESGVRSLNLSNAVSIVVYEALRQTGALEGK, translated from the coding sequence ATGCGCCTCGAGGAGCCCAATCTGCACATCGTGCTGGTGCGTCCCGAGATCCCGCAGAACACCGGCTCGATCGCGAGGCTGGCCGCGGCGACGCGCACGCAGCTGCATCTCGTCGGCCCGCTGGGATTCTCGCTGGAAGATCGCTATCTGAAGCGCGCCGGCCTCGATTACTGGCCGCTGGTGGATCTGATCACGTATCGCGACTGGGATGAATTCGCCGCCGCGCATCCGGGCATACCCTCCAAATATTTTTCGACGCACGCGCGCAAATCATACCTCGACGCGGCGTACTCGACCGGCGACTACGTATTCTTCGGCAGCGAAACGAAGGGCCTAGGCCGCGAATTCGTCGCAGATCGAATCGAAGACGCGTATCGAATCCCGATCTTCGAATCCGGCGTCCGCAGCCTCAACCTCTCCAACGCAGTTTCGATAGTTGTCTACGAAGCGCTGCGCCAAACCGGCGCCCTCGAAGGCAAATAA